CGGACCGGCTATCGTCAGGTGATCGACATGGCGCGGGTGACGCTGGACCTCGACGCCGGAACGCTGATGTCGGAGGGCATCGATCTTGCCTCGCTCGACGGGCTGATCCTGAAGAAGGTGGCCGAAACCTACAGCCCCGACGCGCTTGACCGGCTCGAGATGCTGCGCGTGGCCGAGGCGCGCGGCGTGCGCATCTTCAGCTCCGCCGAACGGGTGCTGCGGCTGATGGACCGGCTGGCCTGCACGGTGACGCTTTCGAACGCCGGGGTGCCCATGCCGCCGACGACGATCACCGAAGACCCCGCCGCGGCCCGCGATGCGCTGGAGCGCTACGGTGCCGCGGTGTTCAAGCCGCTCTTCTCGACCAAGGCGCGCGGCATGCTGCTGCTGGAGCGCGGGGCACCCGATACCGAGGCGCAGATCGCCGCCTTCAAGTCCGAGAACCCGGTGATGTATATTCAGAAGAAGGCGGATCTGTCGGGGCATGATCTTGGCATGGTGTTCCTCAACGGCGCGTACGTCTGCACCTATGCCCGGGTCAGCCAGACCGGCAGTTGGAACACAACCATCCATTCGGGCGGCAAATACGCGCCGTTTGAGCCGGATCCCGAACTGATCGAACTTGGACGCAAGGCGCAGGCGCCCTTTGGGCTCACCTTCACCACGGTCGACATCGCGCTGACCCCGGACGGGCCGATCGTCTTCGAAGTCTCGGCCTTCGGCGGCTATAGCGGCGCGCAAAAGGGCTGCGGCATCGACGCGGCGGCGCTGGTGGCAGAGCATGTGATCAAGGAGGTCTCGGCATGAAGTCCACGCGCGACGTATTGGACCGGCTCGACCTGACCCAAGCCACCTCGGCACCGCCGTTTCACCTCGCCGTGGGGCCCGTCCGGATCAGCGTGTTCTGCCCGCAAGGGCCCTTGCGCGAGGCCCTCGTCGGCTATTTCGCCCCCGCCCTGAGTGGCCAGCCCGGAGACATCGCGGTGCATCTGCTCGAAGGACTGGCGCTGGGTGACGAGCCCGCGTGGTCCGATTGGGCGCGCGAGGGAGGCAAGTCCGGGCGCAAGGATGCGATTTTCGATCTGCAGGGGGCGCGGCTGATCCGCAAGGTCCGCAGCGGGGTGACCTTTCTGCAATCCCCGGATCATGCCATCGCCTTCGGCCCTCTGGCGCAAAACGAAAGCACGGTCATCAATTTCATCAACACGCAGGTGCTGAACGCCTGCCTGCGTGAGGGCTGGCAGCTGTGCCACGCGGCGGCGGTCGCCGGGGCGCGGCGGTCGCTGGCAATCGCGGGGCTGTCGGGGGGCGGCAAATCCACGTCGATCCTGCGGATGATGGATATTGCGGACACGCGCTTTGTGTCGAACGACCGGGTGCTGGTGCGCGGCGGCGCACCGGCGCGGGCTCTGGGCATTCCCAAGCA
This portion of the Salipiger sp. CCB-MM3 genome encodes:
- a CDS encoding GAK system ATP-grasp enzyme, which translates into the protein MTKKIAVIGTPGKWSTEALADALEARTGYRQVIDMARVTLDLDAGTLMSEGIDLASLDGLILKKVAETYSPDALDRLEMLRVAEARGVRIFSSAERVLRLMDRLACTVTLSNAGVPMPPTTITEDPAAARDALERYGAAVFKPLFSTKARGMLLLERGAPDTEAQIAAFKSENPVMYIQKKADLSGHDLGMVFLNGAYVCTYARVSQTGSWNTTIHSGGKYAPFEPDPELIELGRKAQAPFGLTFTTVDIALTPDGPIVFEVSAFGGYSGAQKGCGIDAAALVAEHVIKEVSA
- a CDS encoding HprK-related kinase B; this encodes MKSTRDVLDRLDLTQATSAPPFHLAVGPVRISVFCPQGPLREALVGYFAPALSGQPGDIAVHLLEGLALGDEPAWSDWAREGGKSGRKDAIFDLQGARLIRKVRSGVTFLQSPDHAIAFGPLAQNESTVINFINTQVLNACLREGWQLCHAAAVAGARRSLAIAGLSGGGKSTSILRMMDIADTRFVSNDRVLVRGGAPARALGIPKHPRINPGTILGNPRLQGLLSAERRAELATMPIAELWDLEEKYDLIIPEVYGPGRVCYEAPLTDFWVLNWSRESDAPTALTPVDLADRPDLLGAIMKSPGPFYQHSDGRFEPNGAAPVPAPYLEALRDVRVFEVSGRVDFDALAAEGRALLDA